In Musa acuminata AAA Group cultivar baxijiao chromosome BXJ2-3, Cavendish_Baxijiao_AAA, whole genome shotgun sequence, the following proteins share a genomic window:
- the LOC135608268 gene encoding BTB/POZ domain-containing protein At1g63850-like, translated as MSLRKRQRVGSSGHLSSLDGALAEERSSPSPFRCPAFDPGGFNDPSFSDVLLHLQFDPDLDPHPDAYLTCLDLHVQSAALRRSDYFAALLSDRWQRPSASSGDAIPLRVTLKIPRDDDRHRQGPFDAHVAVIRLLHTLDFSGAVASVTDALEMMPVALEFLFEDCVRACVRFLEAMPWTEEEEERVLTLIPFLGEEESRELVARVSPMVAASGDWKSMSEEMLHGLIDVAIRRHPNVATVKAFVAKILKDFPYRESVQRVLDQAFLLSLETVKDYLGKYASPDVRVAEDSDEREAIQRLNLHAVMSNLKHLHWLVERIIEVRVADTAVREWSEQEALAADLMKTFRDDTWKNIAPGLPLLVTRCSYRLADAVASGATLAPRQVRMKIVRNWLPVLNVLRDTFSPLPSGYRTLYPDLEETFLKIISTLPLSDAQELLQQCLSFSTRNLDDCPHLTSAFKTWFRRANRPPHDYRTN; from the exons ATGTCTCTTAGGAAACGGCAACGCGTCGGGAGCAGCGGCCACCTCTCCTCCCTCGACGGAGCCCTAGCGGAGGAGCGATCCTCCCCCTCGCCGTTCCGCTGCCCCGCCTTCGACCCTGGTGGCTTCAACGACCCTTCCTTCTCTGacgtcctcctccacctccagtTTGATCCCGATCTCGACCCCCATCCTGACGCTTACCTCACCTGCCTCGACCTTCACGTCCAGTCCGCCGCCCTCCGCCGCTCCGACTACTTCGCCGCCCTCCTCTCCGACAGGTGGCAGCGACCTAGCGCTTCATCCGGCGACGCGATCCCGCTCCGGGTAACCCTCAAGATCCCTCGAGACGATGATCGCCACCGTCAAGGCCCCTTTGACGCCCATGTCGCCGTCATTCGGCTCCTCCACACCCTCGATTTCTCCGGAGCCGTCGCCTCGGTTACTGACGCCCTGGAGATGATGCCGGTGGCGCTGGAGTTCCTGTTTGAGGATTGCGTCCGGGCTTGCGTTCGGTTCCTCGAGGCAATGCCTtggacggaggaggaggaagaaagggTCCTCACGTTGATCCCTTTTCTCGGTGAAGAGGAATCCCGGGAACTCGTCGCTAGGGTTTCGCCCATGGTGGCGGCCTCGGGAGATTGGAAGAGCATGTCTGAAGAAATGCTTCATGGATTGATCGACGTGGCGATCAGGCGGCACCCCAATGTGGCCACCGTCAAGGCTTTTGTGGCGAAGATACTGAAGGATTTCCCGTATCGGGAATCGGTACAGAGGGTACTGGACCAGGCCTTCTTGTTAAGCTTGGAGACGGTGAAAGATTACTTGGGCAAGTATGCGAGCCCAGATGTCCGGGTGGCGGAGGATAGTGATGAGAGGGAGGCGATCCAGAGGCTGAATTTGCATGCGGTGATGTCGAACTTAAAGCATTTGCATTGGCTGGTGGAGAGGATAATCGAGGTGAGGGTGGCCGACACTGCAGTGAGGGAGTGGAGCGAGCAGGAGGCACTGGCAGCTGACTTGATGAAGACTTTTAGGGACGATACATGGAAGAATATTGCACCTGGACTACCATTGCTGGTCACCAGGTGCAGCTACCGGCTTGCCGATGCTGTTGCTTCGGGGGCTACTTTGGCTCCTCGACAG GTAAGAATGAAGATTGTGAGAAACTGGCTCCCTGTGTTGAATGTTCTCAGGGATACCTTTTCACCATTGCCTAGTGGCTATAGAACACTTTACCCAGATCTGGAAGAGACATTTTTGAAGATTATATCCACCTTGCCGCTGTCTGATGCTCAAGAGTTGCTACAGCAGTGCCTAAGCTTCTCCACCCGCAATCTTGATGATTGCCCACACTTGACATCCGCATTCAAAACATGGTTCAGACGTGCTAATAGGCCTCCTCATGATTACAGAACCAACTAA
- the LOC135608265 gene encoding coatomer subunit gamma-2-like, whose protein sequence is MAQPFVKKDDDLDEEEEYSPFHGIEKGAVLQEARVFHDPQLDARRCSQVITKLLYLLNQGETFTKVEATEVFFAVTKLFQSKDTVLRRMVYLMIKELSPSADEVIIVTSSLMKDMNSKTDMYRANAIRVLCRIIDGTLLTQIERYLKQAIVDKNPVVASGALVSGVHLLQTNPEIVKRWSNEVQEAVQSRAALVQFHALALLHQIRQNDRLAVSKLVTSLTKGSVRSPLAQCLLIRYTNQVIRESSSNTQAGERPFFDYLESCLRHKAEMVVFEAARAITEFNGVTSRELTPAITVLQLFLSSSKPVLRFAAIRTLNKVASTHPLAVTNCNIDMESLISDQNRSIATLAITTLLKTGNESSVDRLMKQITNFMSDIADEFKIVVVEAIRSLCLKFPLKYRSLMNFLSNILREEGGFDYKKAIVDSIVILIRDIPDAKEIGLFHLCEFIEDCEFTYLSTQILHFLGNEGPKTSDPSKYIRYIYNRVILENATVRACAVSTLAKFGAMVDSLKPRIFVLLRRCLFDGDDEVRDRATLYLNTLGSDASVGGTDEDVKDFLFGPLDVPLVNLETSLQNYEASDIPFDIYSVPREVKSQPLAEKKAPGRKTAGLGAPPSGPTSVVDAYEKLLSSIPEFSSFGKLFKSSSPVELTEAETEYSVNAVKHIFDGHVVFQYNCTNTIPEQLLEMVTVFVDASEAEDFSDVVSKPLRTLPYDSPGQTFLAFEKPEGVPATGKFSNLLKFVVKEVDPATGEAEEDGVEDEYQLEDLEIVAADYMLKVGVSNFKNAWESMDPGNERIDEYGLGVKESLAETVTAVIDILGMQPCEGTEVVSSNSKSHTSLLSGIFVGNVKVLVRVSFGIDGSKQVAMRLAVRSEDPEISEKIHEIVAEG, encoded by the exons AGGAATACTCTCCCTTCCACGGAATAGAGAAAGGTGCAGTACTACAGGAGGCCAGAGTGTTCCACGATCCTCAGCTCGATGCCAGAAGATGCTCACAG GTGATCACAAAACTTCTATATTTGCTCAATCaaggagaaacttttaccaag GTTGAAGCTACGGAAGTCTTTTTTGCTGTGACAAAACTGTTTCAGTCCAAGGATACAGTGCTGAGGAGAATGGTTTATTTGATGATTAAGGAACTTTCACCTTCTGCTGACGAG GTTATTATCGTCACAAGCTCATTGATGAAGGATATGAATAGTAAGACCGATATGTATAGGGCCAATGCTATACGAGTCCTTTGTAGGATCATAGATGGTACTCTTCTTACCCAAATTGAGAGATACTTGAAGCAAGCGATTGTTGACAAAAACCCCGTTGTTGCTAGTGGTGCACTCGTGAGCGGAGTTCACTTGCTTCAG ACAAACCCAGAAATTGTAAAAAGATGGAGCAATGAGGTTCAGGAAGCTGTTCAATCAAGAGCTGCTCTGGTTCAATTTCATGCACTAGCGCTTCTTCACCAG ATAAGACAAAATGACCGCCTGGCTGTTAGTAAGCTGGTTACCAGCTTGACAAAAGGATCAGTGCGCTCGCCTTTAGCACAGTGCCTTTTGATAAGATATACCAACCAG GTAATTAGAGAGTCGAGCTCAAATACACAAGCAGGAGAACGACCATTTTTTGATTATCTTGAATCATGTCTCCGGCACAAAGCAGAAATGGTTGTTTTTGAGGCAGCAAGGGCAATAACTGAGTTCAATGGTGTGACCAGTCGAGAGTTGACTCCTGCAATTACTGTTCTTCAGTTGTTTTTGAGTTCATCCAAGCCCGTTCTTCGGTTTGCAGCTATCCGAACCTTAAATAAG GTTGCTTCGACACATCCTCTGGCCGTAACGAATTGCAACATTGATATGGAAAGCTTAATCTCAGATCAAAACAGGAGCATTGCCACTCTTGCTATAACTACACTTCTAAAAACAGGCAATGAATCAAGTGTAGATCGCTTGATGAAACAAATAACCAATTTTATGTCAGATATTGCAGATGAGTTCAAGATTGTTGTTGTGGAAGCTATACGATCTTTGTGTTTGAAGTTCCCTCTCAAATACCGTTCACT GATGAATTTCTTAAGCAACATTCTTCGGGAAGAGGGTGGTTTTGACTATAAGAAAGCAATAGTTGATTCAATAGTCATACTTATTAGAGATATACCAGATGCTAAAGAAATCGGCTTGTTCCACCTGTGCGAATTCATCGAGGACTGTGAGTTCACATATCTGTCTACTCAG ATACTTCACTTTCTTGGGAATGAAGGGCCAAAGACTTCAGATCCTAGTAAATATATTCGTTATATTTACAATCGGGTAATACTTGAAAATGCAACTGTCCGAGCTTGTGCTGTAAGTACCCTGGCAAAGTTTGGTGCAATGGTTGACTCGTTAAAG CCTCGTATATTTGTTCTACTGAGACGTTGCCTGTTTGATGGTGATGATGAG GTGAGGGACCGGGCAACACTTTATCTTAACACTCTAGGAAGTGATGCATCTGTTGGTGGAACTGATGAAGACGTAAAAGATTTTCTATTTGGACCTTTGGATGTGCCACTTGTCAACTTGGAAACAAGCTTGCAGAACTAT GAGGCTTCAGACATACCTTTTGATATATATTCTGTTCCAAGAGAAGTCAAGTCACAACCCCTTGCTGAGAAGAAGGCTCCTGGTAGAAAGACTGCTGGTTTGGGGGCTCCTCCTAGTGGTCCTACTTCAGTTGTTGATGCATATGAAAAATTGCTTTCTTCAATTCCTGAATTTTCCAGCTTTGGAAAACTCTTTAAG TCGTCGTCACCTGTGGAGTTGACTGAAGCGGAAACTGAATATTCAGTTAATGCAGTGAAGCACATCTTTGATGGGCATGTTGTATTCCAATACAACTGCACAAACACCATCCCAGAACAGTTACTGGAAATG GTCACTGTTTTTGTTGATGCATCTGAAGCCGAGGATTTTTCAGACGTTGTATCAAAGCCTTTACGAACCTTACCTTACGACTCACCAGGGCAGACTTTTCTTGCGTTTGAAAAACCAGAAGGTGTTCCTGCTACTGGAAAATTCTCAAACCTTTTAAAGTTTGTGGTTAAAGAG GTAGATCCGGCTACAGGAGAAGCAGAGGAAGATGGTGTTGAAGATGAATACCAGCTAGAAGATCTCGAAATTGTCGCAGCTGATTACATGTTGAAGGTGGGAGTCTCCAACTTTAAAAACGCTTGGGAAAGCATGGACCCAGGTAATGAGAGGATTGATGAGTATGGCTTGGGCGTAAAAGAGAGCTTGGCCGAAACTGTGACTGCAGTAATTGATATTCTTGGCATGCAGCCTTGTGAG GGAACCGAGGTTGTCTCGAGCAACTCGAAGTCTCACACTTCTTTGCTCTCTGGGATTTTTGTCGGCAATGTGAAAGTGCTAGTGAGAGTGTCATTCGGTATTGATGGGTCTAAGCAGGTTGCAATGAGACTTGCAGTCCGATCCGAAGATCCAGAGATCAGTGAGAAAATTCATGAAATTGTTGCCGAGGGCTAA
- the LOC103978766 gene encoding ATP-dependent DNA helicase DDM1: protein MRRMEGEENGVKVDGAADSPTSVLEEEGICNANAVVTASEEEEKPQIGGHGESVVAEEDTALPLEFEAKNGDTSLITDAMEKEEEKLLDARMNEAKVKQEMSRDIDDHELRFSKLDELLTQTQLYSEFLLEKMDDITFHNNSENTAEVEDEAKGKKTGRGRKRKPASQYNNRKAKTAVRAMLTRSHEAMAPEDAGLTEEDKAEKEQSELVPLITGGKLKSYQIKGVKWLISLWQNGLNGILADQMGLGKTIQTIGFLAHLKGKGLDGPYMVIAPLSTLSNWVNEVSRFVPSMTAIIYHGSKKERLDIRRKHMPKEIGPKFPLIITSYEVAMNDAKFLAQYKWKYVVVDEGHRLKNSKCILLRELRRLPIENKLLLTGTPLQNNLAELWSLLNFILPDIFASNEEFESWFDFSGRANSESQLEENEEKRRVQVVTKLHSILRPFLLRRMKENVERMLPRKKEIILYANMTDHQKHIQDHLVDKTFGNQLEKEADNVTWMSGMKGKLNNLIIQLRKNCNHPDLFESAINGSYFYPPIEQLIGQCGKFQLLDRLLGLLLAQKHKVLIFSQWTKVLDIIDYYLSEKGLEVCRIDGRVKLDERKRQIEAFNDLNSNVSIFLLSTRAGGLGINLTAADTCILYDSDWNPQMDLQAMDRCHRIGQTRPVHVYRLATSHSVEGRIIKRAFGKLKLEHVVIAKGHFQLERMKPNTLEESELLALLRDEEDPEDKLVQTDITDEDLLRVLDRSDLTGPVDGDAASRNSLPLKGPGWEVVIPTKSGGGVLSSLSS, encoded by the exons ATGAGGAGAATGGAAGGAGAGGAGAACGGGGTCAAGGTCGATGGAGCCGCGGATTCTCCGACGTCTGTCTTAGAAGAGGAG GGGATTTGCAATGCCAATGCCGTTGTGACTGCTtccgaagaggaggagaagcccCAGATCGGAGGTCATGGAGAGAGCGTTGTGGCTGAAGAAGACACGGCTCTGCCGCTGGAGTTTGAGGCAAAGAATGGAGATACCTCTCTCATCACGGACGCcatggagaaggaagaggagaagttaCTGGACGCCCGGATGAACGAAGCGAAGGTCAAGCAGGAAATGTCTCGGGACATTGACGACCATGAGCTTCGCTTCAGCAAGTTGGATGAGTTGCTGACCCAAACCCAGCTTTACTCGGAGTTTCTTCTTGAGAAGATGGATGACATCACATTC CACAATAACTCAGAGAACACTGCTGAAGTAGAAGATGAGGCTAAAGGGAAGAAAACAGGCCGAGGTAGAAAGAGGAAGCCAGCCTCACAATACAACAAT AGGAAAGCCAAGACTGCAGTGCGAGCCATGTTGACACGATCTCATGAAGCTATGGCTCCTGAAGATGCTGGCCTCACAGAGGAGGATAAGGCTGAGAAAGAGCAATCTGAGTTGGTGCCCTTGATTACTGGAGGGAAATTGAAGTCTTATCAAATAAAAGGCGTAAAGTGGCTGATTTCTTTGTGGCAAAATGGTCTCAATGGGATACTTGCAGATCAAATGGGTCTTGGCAAAACCATTCAGACCATTGGATTTCTTGCACATCTTAAAGGAAAAGGTTTGGATGGTCCTTACATGGTTATTGCTCCCCTTTCTACTCTCTCAAATTGGGTGAATGAGGTTTCCAG GTTTGTTCCTTCTATGACTGCTATTATATATCATGGATCAAAGAAGGAAAGGTTGGATATTAGAAGAAAACACATGCCTAAGGAGATTGGCCCTAAGTTTCCTCTCATAATTACTTCTTATGAGGTTGCAATGAATGATGCAAAATTTCTAGCTCAATATAAATGGAAATATGTTGTTGTTGATGAG GGTCATCGATTAAAGAATAGTAAATGCATTTTGTTGAGGGAATTAAGGCGTCTGCCAATTGAAAACAAGCTTCTTCTGACTGGAACACCCCTGCAAAATAATTTGGCTGAACTTTGGTCACTACTAAATTTTATCCTGCCTGATATTTTTGCATCCAATGAGGAGTTTGAGTCATG GTTTGATTTTTCTGGGAGGGCCAATAGTGAGAGTCAGTTGGAAGAGAACGAGGAAAAGAGAAGGGTTCAG GTGGTCACAAAGCTCCATTCCATACTACGCCCCTTTCTCCTACGAAGAATGAAGGAAAATGTAGAGCGGATGCTTCCTCGCAAGAAGGAGATAATTTTATACGCTAACATGACTGATCATCAAAAACATATCCAGGATCACTTAGTTGATAAGACTTTTGGAAATCAGTTGGAAAAGGAAGCAGATAATG TGACTTGGATGTCCGGCATGAAGGGTAAGCTGAACAATTTGATTATTCAGCTTAGGAAGAACTGCAACCACCCTGATCTCTTCGAATCTGCAATCAATGGATCGT ATTTTTATCCACCGATTGAACAACTAATAGGACAGTGTGGCAAGTTTCAGTTGCTGGACAGATTGTTGGGTTTGCTGCTTGCTCAGAAGCACAAA GTTCTTATTTTCTCCCAGTGGACTAAAGTTTTGGACATCATTGACTATTATTTAAGTGAGAAAGGGCTTGAGGTTTGCAGAATTGATGGTCGTGTTAAGCTGGATGAAAGAAAAAGGCAG ATAGAGGCATTTAATGATTTAAACAGCAATGTTAGTATTTTTCTTCTCAGCACCCGAGCCGGTGGGCTGGGTATAAACTTAACAGCTGCTGATACCTGTATCTTATATGACAGTGATTGG AATCCTCAAATGGATCTGCAGGCAATGGATCGATGCCATAGGATTGGACAAACACGGCCTGTTCATGTGTATAGGCTGGCAACATCACACTCCGTAGAG GGACGGATAATTAAAAGAGCTTTTGGAAAATTGAAGCTGGAGCATGTGGTCATTGCAAAAGGACATTTCCAACTAGAGCGGATGAAACCCAACACGTTAGAG GAATCCGAACTGTTGGCACTGCTACGAGATGAAGAAGACCCCGAAGATAAGCTGGTTCAAACAGACATCACTGATGAAGACCTATTGAGAGTCTTGGATCGCAGCGATCTGACAGGTCCAGTGGATGGTGATGCAGCATCTCGCAATTCTCTTCCTCTTAAAGGACCTGGTTGGGAGGTGGTGATACCCACCAAAAGCGGCGGCGGCGTGCTGTCTTCACTCAGCAGCTGA
- the LOC135608266 gene encoding uncharacterized protein LOC135608266 isoform X1, with amino-acid sequence MVRMACCRLSLYRIHASWRDLHVLAGWNRPGLEAGRKIRHSCFSTRFHHGPLTFLSKRGYSMLPIFPKSDPSNTAEGLPLQYSLLNSSTSGKAVQCEGTDSSKLQASEPSIDPMNNRVMLVDGTAIMYRSYYKLLAKLQHGLLEHADGNADWVLTIFTALSLLLDVLEFVPSHVAVIFDYDGVPYGQTTAMPSKECYMAKGLTFRHMLYPSYKSNRNPTPDTVVQGLQYFKASIKAMSIKVVEVPGVEADDVVGTLAVNSVSTGYKVRVVSPDKDFFQIISPSLRLLRIASRGPGMVSFGLEDFAKRYGALKPFQFVDVVALAGDKSDNIPGVEGIGDVNALKLITKFGSLENLLLCVDQVDDERIRKALIACADQAVLCKNLATLRSDLPSYMVPFKTPDLVFQKPQDNGDKFITLLRALGAYAEGFSPDPIIRRAAYLWNKLKT; translated from the exons ATGGTGCGGATGGCCTGTTGTCGGTTGTCGCTGTATCGCATCCATGCGTCCTGGAGGGATCTTCATGTTCTGGCCGGGTGGAATCGTCCGGGGCTGGAGGCTGGTCGCAAGATTCGGCATAGCTGTTTCTCGACCCGGTTCCATCATGGTCCCCTCACCTTCTTGTCCAAAAGG GGGTACTCCATGCTGCCTATTTTTCCAAAGTCAGATCCATCAAACACTGCTGAAGGACTTCCCTTGCAATATAGTTTACTGAATTCTTCCACAAGTGGGAAAGCAGTGCAGTGTGAAGGAACTGATTCATCTAAGCTTCAGGCAAGCGAGCCTAGTATTGATCCAATGAATAATCGTGTGATGTTGGTTGATGGAACTGCAATTATGTACCGGTCTTACTACAAACTTCTAG CAAAGCTGCAACATGGTCTATTGGAGCATGCTGATGGCAATGCAGATTGGGTTTTAACTATATTTACGGCTTTATCTCTT ctttTAGACGTGTTGGAATTTGTTCCTTCTCATGTTGCG GTGATTTTTGACTATGATG gaGTTCCATATGGTCAAACTACTGCTATGCCATCCAAAGAATGTTACATGGCAAAAG GCTTAACGTTCCGTCACATGTTATACCCATCCTACAAAAGTAACCGCAATCCTACACCCGATACAGTTGTTCAGGGTCTTCAGTATTTTAAAGCATCCATAAAGGCCATGTCGATCAAAGTGGTTGAG GTTCCTGGTGTTGAAGCTGATGATGTAGTTGGGACTTTGGCTGTAAACAGTGTTTCTACAGGATATAAG GTGCGAGTTGTATCTCCAGATAaagatttttttcaaataatttcgCCCTCTTTACGTCTCCTACGAATTGCTTCTCGTGGACCAGG GATGGTATCCTTTGGATTGGAAGACTTTGCTAAAAGATACGGTGCACTAAAACCTTTCCAGTTTGTTGATGTTGTTGCTCTTGCTGGTGACAAGTCTGACAATATTCCAG GAGTTGAAGGCATTGGAGATGTGAATGCTTTGAAATTGATTACTAAGTTTG GTTCATTGGAGAATTTGTTATTGTGTGTTGATCAAGTTGATGATGAGCGTATTAGAAAG GCCTTAATTGCATGTGCTGATCAGGCTGTTCTTTGCAAGAACTTG GCAACGTTACGCTCTGATCTTCCGTCTTACATGGTTCCATTTAAGACGCCTGACCTAGTGTTTCAGAAACCACAG GACAATGGCGACAAGTTCATCACCCTCTTGAGAGCCCTCGGAGCATACGCAGAAGGCTTCTCGCCAGATCCAATAATCAGAAGAGCAGCTTACTTGTGGAACAAACTTAAGACGTGA
- the LOC135608266 gene encoding uncharacterized protein LOC135608266 isoform X2, translated as MVRMACCRLSLYRIHASWRDLHVLAGWNRPGLEAGRKIRHSCFSTRFHHGPLTFLSKRGYSMLPIFPKSDPSNTAEGLPLQYSLLNSSTSGKAVQCEGTDSSKLQASEPSIDPMNNRVMLVDGTAIMYRSYYKLLAKLQHGLLEHADGNADWVLTIFTALSLLLDVLEFVPSHVAVIFDYDGLTFRHMLYPSYKSNRNPTPDTVVQGLQYFKASIKAMSIKVVEVPGVEADDVVGTLAVNSVSTGYKVRVVSPDKDFFQIISPSLRLLRIASRGPGMVSFGLEDFAKRYGALKPFQFVDVVALAGDKSDNIPGVEGIGDVNALKLITKFGSLENLLLCVDQVDDERIRKALIACADQAVLCKNLATLRSDLPSYMVPFKTPDLVFQKPQDNGDKFITLLRALGAYAEGFSPDPIIRRAAYLWNKLKT; from the exons ATGGTGCGGATGGCCTGTTGTCGGTTGTCGCTGTATCGCATCCATGCGTCCTGGAGGGATCTTCATGTTCTGGCCGGGTGGAATCGTCCGGGGCTGGAGGCTGGTCGCAAGATTCGGCATAGCTGTTTCTCGACCCGGTTCCATCATGGTCCCCTCACCTTCTTGTCCAAAAGG GGGTACTCCATGCTGCCTATTTTTCCAAAGTCAGATCCATCAAACACTGCTGAAGGACTTCCCTTGCAATATAGTTTACTGAATTCTTCCACAAGTGGGAAAGCAGTGCAGTGTGAAGGAACTGATTCATCTAAGCTTCAGGCAAGCGAGCCTAGTATTGATCCAATGAATAATCGTGTGATGTTGGTTGATGGAACTGCAATTATGTACCGGTCTTACTACAAACTTCTAG CAAAGCTGCAACATGGTCTATTGGAGCATGCTGATGGCAATGCAGATTGGGTTTTAACTATATTTACGGCTTTATCTCTT ctttTAGACGTGTTGGAATTTGTTCCTTCTCATGTTGCG GTGATTTTTGACTATGATG GCTTAACGTTCCGTCACATGTTATACCCATCCTACAAAAGTAACCGCAATCCTACACCCGATACAGTTGTTCAGGGTCTTCAGTATTTTAAAGCATCCATAAAGGCCATGTCGATCAAAGTGGTTGAG GTTCCTGGTGTTGAAGCTGATGATGTAGTTGGGACTTTGGCTGTAAACAGTGTTTCTACAGGATATAAG GTGCGAGTTGTATCTCCAGATAaagatttttttcaaataatttcgCCCTCTTTACGTCTCCTACGAATTGCTTCTCGTGGACCAGG GATGGTATCCTTTGGATTGGAAGACTTTGCTAAAAGATACGGTGCACTAAAACCTTTCCAGTTTGTTGATGTTGTTGCTCTTGCTGGTGACAAGTCTGACAATATTCCAG GAGTTGAAGGCATTGGAGATGTGAATGCTTTGAAATTGATTACTAAGTTTG GTTCATTGGAGAATTTGTTATTGTGTGTTGATCAAGTTGATGATGAGCGTATTAGAAAG GCCTTAATTGCATGTGCTGATCAGGCTGTTCTTTGCAAGAACTTG GCAACGTTACGCTCTGATCTTCCGTCTTACATGGTTCCATTTAAGACGCCTGACCTAGTGTTTCAGAAACCACAG GACAATGGCGACAAGTTCATCACCCTCTTGAGAGCCCTCGGAGCATACGCAGAAGGCTTCTCGCCAGATCCAATAATCAGAAGAGCAGCTTACTTGTGGAACAAACTTAAGACGTGA